TGTCGCGACGCTTGTTGCCTCCCAGTCTGGCGATTCAAGTGCAGGAGCGCTATCCAGTGGCCCGCTCCCAAACACCAATTCCCAGGGGCCAGAGAGATCGCCCCCTCGAACCAGGTTATCTGGATGCTGCTGGTAATTGGTTTCCTGTGGCAGTGTACGAACCCCTCGGAGAATATATGTCTCTGCCCACCCTAGAAGTAATCGGTCTCCGGGAATTGCAACTCCCTCTCTGGCCCGGACTGTACCAAACCCTTAGGCGATCGCCCGTTGAAATTTTGAGTCTTAATTGGCAAGATTCCAGCAATCTCATCTTGAATACCGAACTGGGGAGCTTCCACTTGGGCGCCGATTTAAGCAAGCTCGAACAACAACTAGAGGCGATCGCTAAATTGCAACAAACCCTCGGCAAGACCATTCCGGCCCAGGACATTCAATACATCGACCTCCACAATCCCACAGAACCAATTATCCAAGGCACTAAACCCATTGTACCCCCCACCCCTGAAACCCAAGAGCCACCAACCTAGAAAAATTGCGCTATCGTAGCAGCAATCTTGATTAAATCTTGACCTCCAAATTAACACTCGAAAAAAGTTAAAATCTCGGAAAATTCTCCCAAAAGATACTTAAAAAATTCGAGTAACCGACTAAACTTAAATATTCATATCCATCACACTTCTCCTTTGTGACCGTGAGCCAAAACCCTCTATTCCAACCCAACAACGCGCCCTTCGATGGGACTGGTAACCACGCTGCCCCGGCAGAAGGAGCACCATCGCAGTTCCCCATCATCCCCAGTAGCGTTGCCCAAATTAAAGTCATTGGCGTTGGCGGTGGTGGCTGTAACGCAGTCAATCGAATGATCGAAGGGGGAATGTCAAATATTGATTTTTGGGCAATTAATACCGATGCCCAGGCCCTCAGCAGTTCCAAAGCCAAAAAACGACTACAGATTGGCCAAAAAATTACGCGGGGACTCGGTGCCGGAGGTAATGCAGCCATCGGTCGCAAAGCAGCAGAAGAATCCCGAGATGAAATCGCCCAGGCCCTTGAGGGTGCTGACCTGGTCTTCATCACCGCTGGGATGGGAGGTGGTACAGGCACTGGAGCAGCACCGATCGTGGCAGAAGTAGCCAAAGATTTAGGTTGTTTGACAGTGGCAGTGGTAACCCGTCCCTTCAAGTTTGAAGGGCGTCGCCGCTCTACCCAAGCCGAAGAAGGCATCAAAGAACTCCAAAGCCGGGTTGATACCCTCTTGGTGATTCCTAATACCCGACTTCTAGATATGATCCCCCAGGAAACCTCCGTTCCTGAGGCACTCCGGGCTGCCGATGAAGTATTACGTCAAGGGGTTCAAGGAATCTCCGATATCATTACGATTTCTGGTCTGGTTAATGTGGACTTCGCAGATGTGCGGGCAGTGATGGCTGATGCAGGCTCTGCTCTAATGGGTATTGGCGTCGGCTCTGGTAAATCCCGGGCGCGGGAAGCGGCACTAATGGCTATTTCTTCTCCCTTGATGGAGTCTTCTATGGAAGGAGCCCAGGGGGTTGTTCTCAACATTACTGGTGGCCATGACCTGACCCTCCATGAGGTGAATGACGCAGCGGAGGCGGTCTATGAAGTGGTTGATCCCAATGCAAACATCATCTTTGGGGCGGTCATCGATGAACATCTCCAGGGGGAAGTCAAAATCACAGTCATTGCCACAGGGTTCGCAGTGGAGCCTCAAATGACAGAAACACCCCAACCCTTATCACAACAGCGGCGTATGCCAGCCGTGTCCCAGGGCGACATTCCGCCAGTCCCTCCCGCGCCAGAATCGCCTCGGGCCCGTCCGATCGCCCCGCCCCAAGCGCCACCAGCGCCCCGGAATGGTTTCCCTGATATTCCTGATTTTCTGATGCGCCGTTCTAATCGTCCGAAATAATAGGCAGATATATAGATTTAGCAATGGTAGTTTCTCCGGCGATCGCCTTAACCATCGCGGGCTCTGATAGTGGTGGTGGCGCAGGGATTCAAGCAGATCTGAAAACCTTCGCCTTCCAGGGTGTCCATGGCACTAGTGCAATCACCTGCGTTACGGCCCAGAATACAGTGGGCGTCACAGCGGTGGCGGCCCTTGACCCGGCGGTGGTGACGGCCCAAATTGAGGCGGTGGTCTCGGATTTGGGTATTCAGGCGGTGAAGACGGGGATGCTCCTGAACCAAGAAATTATGGCGGCGGTGTTGACAGCGGCGATTGCCCAACAATTACCTAACTGGGTTTTGGATCCGGTGATGGTGTCCCGCACAGGGATGCAGTTAATTGATGATGGGGCGATCGCCTTTTTGCAGAAAAAACTGATTCCCTGCGCGCAAATTTTGACCCCCAATCGCTATGAAGCACAAATTCTGAGTGGCTTGAGCATCACTGATCTGGCCACGATGGAACAGGCGGCCCGCGACATCTATCAACTTGGCTGTGGTGCAGTACTCGTCAAAGGCGGTGGCATGACTGGCGATTTGCACGGTGTTGATGTATGGTTTGACGGCGAACGGCTGGAAATTTTAAGAACGGAATGCGTCCAGACCCCCCACACCCATGGCACAGGTTGTACCCTCTCGGCGGCGATCGCTGCCCGTTTAGCCCTGGGCGATCTGCCCCTCCAGGCCGTGAAAAGAGCAAAGGGATATGTCACAGAAGCCTTAAAATATAGCCTGGCGATCGGTCAAGGGACGGGGCCCGTGGGACATTTTTTCCCGATTTTGCCCTAGACTGTGGCGATTTCCATTTGCAAACGATAGAGCAATGTTTGGCGATCGCACTGGGCGAGAATTTCCTTAATCGTTGTGCTGGCCCCCAGATTTCCCCAACTGCAACCATTTTGGAGGTAGGTTTGGGTCACTTTGCCGATGACATAGCTGCCATAGGCGGCGATTCCCCCCTGGGCTAAGGCCGCAGTGCCATAGAGCCCGAGGGTGCTGGGATTGGTTAGAGCGTCTAAACTGAGGGCTGTTTTCCCTAAGCCGAGGAAGACGCCACTACTCAACTCGGCGATAAAGAGAATCCCTGCACTGATGAGAATATTGCGCCAGAGCTTGGCGGCCTCGTGGCTGGTCATGGGCAACCCATACAGGCGAGCAAGGGCGCGGATTAAGGCCAAATCGGCAAAGGTTCCGGCAACAATATCCACAAAACCGATGGGATTGAGGGCGATCGCCGCGCCTTTAGATTTGGCATAGTTCCAGATCAGGGCCTCGGCTTCTGTCTGGCGATGGGTGAGGGTTTTCTTGGCGATCGCCCGCTGCAGTTGCTGAGCTTGGACAAGGGCATGGATCGCCATCAAAGATTTCCCTTCCCGGCTGAGGATCGTAAAAATCTTTTCCCGTAGGGGATCAATCTGGGCATCAGGAGTTTCCCAGGTTTCTTCAACGCGGCCATCGGGGTGTTCTACGCGGACGGCAATGGGCTGGGGTTCGGCGGCCACCATCACAATTTCTTCAGGGCTGAGGGGGAACTTTGTGCCGGCGGCTTCTTGGCTCAGTTGTTGTAGCTGCTGGAAAATACTTTGGCGATCGCAATCGGGATAGAGGTCAATTTTGTTAAAGACCACCAGCAGGGGTTTATGCTGCTGGCGTAACTGGTAGAGAGCATCGTACTCGGTGCGGGTAATGTCCCCGGCAATGATGAACAAAATTAAATCTGAATTGGCCGCGACTTCTGCCGCCATCTTGGTGCGGGCTTCCCCAGCAATTTCATCGAGTCCTGGGGTATCTACCAGTTCAATTTTGAGCTTTTCTGTAGTCAGGGGCCAACGCACCGCCCGGGGATATTGGGTGACGCCATGGAGGGGGCCAGTTTCGAGCATTTTTTCGCCGATGAGGGCATTGATCACTGCTGACTTACCGCGACTGACTAGACCAAAGGTGGCAATACGCAACAAATTTTGGTCCAGTTTGGCGATCGCCGTTTGCAGTTGATTTAATTCTGGACGAACAGCGGCCTTTAATTCAGGACTCGGGGGATAGTGCCAATGGCGGCGGGTATTGCCATACCAAGCCAGTGCCTGCTGGAGACTGGCCCGGGCAAGGGAAAAATGTCGTTCCTGTTGTTGACTATCCATGGGTGGCCCAAAAAATGTGTAGAACCCACTTTTCATCATATCGAGTTGCGGTGATGGACTGGAACGAAGCCCGGCAGGAAATTTACTGATCCTGTTCAGAAATATCGGTTTACCCTAAAACCATGTGATTGCAAAAAAGGACTGATTGGCGTGATGCAATTGGAGACAGTGCTAAAGGGCTGGGTCGCCGGGCAAGAACCCCAAAAAGCAGATTTCACATATCTCCTGGAGCAAGCCCAAGGGGATCTGACGAAGGCGATCGCCCTTGATTATGATCTCAGTCTGTCGGGGATTACCCGGCGCGCTCAAAATTTTTTGGCGATCGCCCCGGATATTCTCCAACTTTGTGAAGCGCTGAATTTCCAAGACCAAGACGCGATTCTGAAAACCCTCTGGGAACTGTGGTTACCCTTGACCCAGCAAATTCGCACCGCCCGCCAACAGCAGGATCAACCGCTCATTTATGGCATCCTCGGTGGTCAAGGCACCGGGAAAACAACCCTCTGCCGCGTACTGCAAACTATTTTGCGGCGATGGCAATACCCCTGTGTGGCGATTTCCCTTGATGATCTCTACAAAACCTATGGCGATCGCCAAGATTTACTCAAAACCCAGCCAGAACTGATTTGGCGTGGCCCCCCCGGGACCCATGATGTGGCCTTGGGTTTGGCTGTTTTAACAAACCTGCAACGGGCGAATCTTGGTGATCAGATTGCCGTGCCTCGCTTCGATAAGTCTCTACATCATGGTGCGGGCGATCGCCTCGAACCAGAGTGGATTGATCCGGTGGAAATTGTGCTCTTTGAAGGCTGGTTTGTGGGTTGTCGGCCTGTGGAACCGGAAGTATTTGAGACAGCCCCTGAGCCGATCTGTACCGGAGGCGATCGCCTGTTTGCCCAGAAAATCAACGCAGCCTTGGCGGAATATCTGCCCCTGTGGGAAAAGTTAGATCGACTACTAGTGCTGTGCCCTGAAGATTATCGCCTGAGTAAACAATGGCGCAAAGATGCTGAACATCAGATGATTGCCCAGGGAAAAACGGGGATGAGTGACGCCGAAATTGATCAATTCGTCGATTATTTTTGGCGATCGCTCCACCCGGAACTTTTTATTCGGCCCCTCAGCCAAGATCCCCGTTGGACAGATCTCGTCATTGAAATTGATGCCGATCACCGTCCCGGTCAAATCTATTGTCCCGCTAACCCGAACAGGTAAGCTGATCTGGCGCTTGCAACAACTCAGGATGAAAATCAATGTTTAAAAATCAGGTAAGTGCCGCCGCAGACCATCGCTGTACCTGCCGCAATCTTGCCGACTCGTTGGGCTTTTGGGGATTTGACTTTCCTGACTAAGCGTTCTGCAGAGTAAGCATATATTGCTTTGACTCCTCCCACCGTCACAATGGTGGTGAACACAATGGCGATCGCCTCCGATAACCCCAGGGTTTTCATATCAACAATGGCCGGAAAAAAGCTGGCATAGAAGAAAATTGCCTTCAGATCCCCAAGGGTGAGAGCAAAGCCACTGAGGAAACTTTCTAGAAAATTTGTGCGACGTTGGTTGTGTACTGTGAATTCAAAGGTTTGCTTACTCCGAATCAAGCCGATCCCCATCCAGATTAAATACAGTCCCCCAGCGATTTTAATGAGGGTAAAAACGGAGCCGAGTTGTTGTGCCAGGGTGCTCAGTCCCAACAGCGCAAGACCCACAAACACTAAATCTCCGGCGACGATCCCAGAGGCAACGGCTAATCCATTGCGAAAGCCCGCAGTTGCCGCCCGGGTCACAACCAGAGCAACGCTTGTACTGGGCAAGGCCGCCAAGACGACCATGGTTGTAAAAAGATAAACAAAATTGAGATGGCCCATTGGCAGACTCGATTGTGGTGGGTTGGGGAGATTAGCACTTTTTATCAAGCCATTGGGACAATGAAGCGCCAGTAACCTATGGTTAATCTCACCGATATAATAAGTCTTTTGCTTAATGACACAATGCCAAATGTTGTTCTTTGTGGCTATTACGGTCAGGGCAATGCTGGGGATGAAGCCCTGCTGTTGACTCTGTTGCAGATGTTGCCCCCTGGGGTTAATCCCATTGTTCTGTCCCACAATCCCACGGCCACGAGCCAAGCCTATGGAGTAACCACTGTGCCGCACAAATCGTGGCAGACCCTGAAGGCGATCGCCCAGGCAGACGGTTTTGTCTTCGGGGGCGGCAGTCTCTTGCAGGATGTCACCAGTTTAGGGAGTTTGCTCTATTACGCCGCTTTAATGAAATGGGCGCAACTGCTGGGTAAAAAAACCATTGCTTGGGCCCAGGGCATCGGCCCGCTGCAATCTAGTTGGGCAAATCACATTACCCGGTTTGTGTTGCGCGGTTGTACTGGGATTACGGTGCGGGACCAAGCTTCGGCAGACTTATTAAAAAGTTGGCAAATGCCCCAGGCGATCGCCCCAGATCCGGTGTGGGTCTTAGAGGCACTGCCTTTTACCGAAATGCCTGATTTGCCTCACCCGAGAATTGCCGTCAATTTGCGTACCCATGGGAGTATGACCCTAAAAAAATTGACTGTTTTGCAAGTGGCCCTCAAACAATTTCAGCAGCAAAATAAGGCCAGCATAATCCTCATCCCTTTCCAAAAAAGTCAGGATGAGGCGATCGCCCAACAACTCTATGACGCTTTGGCCGAACCCAAGGTGATCATTGCCCCATTGCAGCCCCAGCAGTACAAAAGCCTCTTTGCCCAGGTGGATTTTTTGATCGGGATGCGTCTCCATAGTCTGATCCTTGCCGCCGCTGCTTGTCCCTGTTTCGCCCTCAATTACGACCCTAAAGTGGCCCAGCTACAGCAGCAGTGCAACCTACCGGGCCTTGATTTAGACCAGCTTCCCCTGGATGCGGAAGCCCTCAGCCAACAGTGGACAACGGCATTAAAAACGGCCCAACGACTTACCCCAGAACAACAAGAGCAGATTCAGACTCAGGTTCAAGCCCACCAAGAAGTACTTACCCGACTCCTTTAAGAATCCTGTTATTTTGCGGCTTACCAGGCGATCGCCCAGGGAAATTTTTAATAATAGAGACATAATGCACGTAAACCACATCTTTTTGCACAATGGCTAGTAAGACCAAATCTAAATCCAAAACCAAATCCAAAGACGAAACGACGATGCCTAACACCACCGAACCCATGGCCATTAATATCGGCATTAGCGAAAGTGACCGGGAGGCGATCGCCAAAGGATTGAGCCATCTCCTCGCCGACACCTATACCCTCTACCTCAAAACTCACAATTTCCACTGGAACGTCACCGGGCCAATGTTCCAGACCCTCCATCTTCTTTTTGAAACCCAGTACAACGAACTAGCCCTCGCCGTTGACCTCATTGCCGAACGGATCCGTGCCCTGGGTGTACCTGCACCCGGCACCTACCAAGAATTTGCCGAACTCTCTGCTATTCCCGAAGCCAAGGGTGTACCCACCGCCGATGAGATGATTCGCCTCCTTGTGGAAGGCCAGGAAACAGTCGTCCGCACTGCCCGTTCCATTTTCCCCACCGTAGATCAGGCCAACGACGAACCCACCGCTGACCTCCTCACCCAACGGATGCAAGTCCACGAAAAAAATGCTTGGATGCTCCGGAGTTTATTGGGCTAGAAACCCTGTCTAAGGAAATAGGAGAGGCGATCGCCAAGCAACCCATCTAAACATTACTGTTATCCCTAATCAAATCCGAGCAGAAGAAGGATAAATTTGTCCTAGACCTCTGCTCGGATTAAAAAATATTGGGGATTTTTTAGACTGTTTCAAGGGCTGGGGAGGGATGATCCGCTTTA
The nucleotide sequence above comes from [Synechococcus] sp. NIES-970. Encoded proteins:
- a CDS encoding hypothetical protein (conserved hypothetical protein); the protein is MATREQLRAQRKQKQRQRTLRWFQGLWRSLMLIALAYGTFWVLDRPDWIIKSAAQITIEGNQTLPEDRIRSLIPLTYPQPILTLKPQELEQAIETQGAIAEVMVSRRLLPPSLAIQVQERYPVARSQTPIPRGQRDRPLEPGYLDAAGNWFPVAVYEPLGEYMSLPTLEVIGLRELQLPLWPGLYQTLRRSPVEILSLNWQDSSNLILNTELGSFHLGADLSKLEQQLEAIAKLQQTLGKTIPAQDIQYIDLHNPTEPIIQGTKPIVPPTPETQEPPT
- the ftsZ gene encoding cell division protein FtsZ: MTVSQNPLFQPNNAPFDGTGNHAAPAEGAPSQFPIIPSSVAQIKVIGVGGGGCNAVNRMIEGGMSNIDFWAINTDAQALSSSKAKKRLQIGQKITRGLGAGGNAAIGRKAAEESRDEIAQALEGADLVFITAGMGGGTGTGAAPIVAEVAKDLGCLTVAVVTRPFKFEGRRRSTQAEEGIKELQSRVDTLLVIPNTRLLDMIPQETSVPEALRAADEVLRQGVQGISDIITISGLVNVDFADVRAVMADAGSALMGIGVGSGKSRAREAALMAISSPLMESSMEGAQGVVLNITGGHDLTLHEVNDAAEAVYEVVDPNANIIFGAVIDEHLQGEVKITVIATGFAVEPQMTETPQPLSQQRRMPAVSQGDIPPVPPAPESPRARPIAPPQAPPAPRNGFPDIPDFLMRRSNRPK
- the thiD gene encoding phosphomethylpyrimidine kinase, whose translation is MVVSPAIALTIAGSDSGGGAGIQADLKTFAFQGVHGTSAITCVTAQNTVGVTAVAALDPAVVTAQIEAVVSDLGIQAVKTGMLLNQEIMAAVLTAAIAQQLPNWVLDPVMVSRTGMQLIDDGAIAFLQKKLIPCAQILTPNRYEAQILSGLSITDLATMEQAARDIYQLGCGAVLVKGGGMTGDLHGVDVWFDGERLEILRTECVQTPHTHGTGCTLSAAIAARLALGDLPLQAVKRAKGYVTEALKYSLAIGQGTGPVGHFFPILP
- a CDS encoding hypothetical protein (conserved hypothetical protein), which gives rise to MQLETVLKGWVAGQEPQKADFTYLLEQAQGDLTKAIALDYDLSLSGITRRAQNFLAIAPDILQLCEALNFQDQDAILKTLWELWLPLTQQIRTARQQQDQPLIYGILGGQGTGKTTLCRVLQTILRRWQYPCVAISLDDLYKTYGDRQDLLKTQPELIWRGPPGTHDVALGLAVLTNLQRANLGDQIAVPRFDKSLHHGAGDRLEPEWIDPVEIVLFEGWFVGCRPVEPEVFETAPEPICTGGDRLFAQKINAALAEYLPLWEKLDRLLVLCPEDYRLSKQWRKDAEHQMIAQGKTGMSDAEIDQFVDYFWRSLHPELFIRPLSQDPRWTDLVIEIDADHRPGQIYCPANPNR
- a CDS encoding translocator protein, LysE family superfamily codes for the protein MGHLNFVYLFTTMVVLAALPSTSVALVVTRAATAGFRNGLAVASGIVAGDLVFVGLALLGLSTLAQQLGSVFTLIKIAGGLYLIWMGIGLIRSKQTFEFTVHNQRRTNFLESFLSGFALTLGDLKAIFFYASFFPAIVDMKTLGLSEAIAIVFTTIVTVGGVKAIYAYSAERLVRKVKSPKAQRVGKIAAGTAMVCGGTYLIFKH
- a CDS encoding polysaccharide pyruvyl transferase, coding for MVNLTDIISLLLNDTMPNVVLCGYYGQGNAGDEALLLTLLQMLPPGVNPIVLSHNPTATSQAYGVTTVPHKSWQTLKAIAQADGFVFGGGSLLQDVTSLGSLLYYAALMKWAQLLGKKTIAWAQGIGPLQSSWANHITRFVLRGCTGITVRDQASADLLKSWQMPQAIAPDPVWVLEALPFTEMPDLPHPRIAVNLRTHGSMTLKKLTVLQVALKQFQQQNKASIILIPFQKSQDEAIAQQLYDALAEPKVIIAPLQPQQYKSLFAQVDFLIGMRLHSLILAAAACPCFALNYDPKVAQLQQQCNLPGLDLDQLPLDAEALSQQWTTALKTAQRLTPEQQEQIQTQVQAHQEVLTRLL
- a CDS encoding DNA-binding stress protein, Dps family, whose translation is MASKTKSKSKTKSKDETTMPNTTEPMAINIGISESDREAIAKGLSHLLADTYTLYLKTHNFHWNVTGPMFQTLHLLFETQYNELALAVDLIAERIRALGVPAPGTYQEFAELSAIPEAKGVPTADEMIRLLVEGQETVVRTARSIFPTVDQANDEPTADLLTQRMQVHEKNAWMLRSLLG